atatatatatatatatatatatatatatatatgtatatatatatatatatatatatatatatatatatatgtatatatatatatatatatatatatatatatatatatatatatatatatatatatatatatgtatatatatatatatatatatatatatatatatatatatatatatatatatatatatatatatatatatatatatatatatatatatatatatatatatatatacagtcgactcttgatatctcgaacttttGAGTATCTCGAACATTTTTAGCGGTCCCATGGACATAACGTACTAGTTTAGGCTAAAATcctctcgatatctcgaaccTTATTATCTCGAACTTTTTGGTATCTCGAACAATATTTTCGGTCCACAGGGCAATTTTCTCTCGTTATCTCgaacttttcaacattttttttttcaaaaacgttttaataaaatttaatttttttaaattccaattttcgaaaaaaataattttttaattcgatttttaaattcgattttttttaagaatcgaatttctgaaaagttttcctttaatatataatttattctttttgtcaAACGCAGCAACATGCCGCTCGTTAAACGAAAACTCACGAACAAatctataatagaaaaatgcaaGGCATTAAAAGACCTAGAGACTGGGATGTCTAACAAAGAGGTTGCCAAGAAGTATGGAGTCCCAAAGAACACATTATCAAcctggattaaaaataaaaccaagttATTAACCTCACTGGAAAAAAATGGCACAAAATCTAAACGGAAGAAACTTCGTATTGGTAATTTCAAAAACGTAGACAAGGCCATATACACGTGGTTCGTTGCAAAAAGAAGTCAACAAGTACCAATTGATGGTACCATACTAAAAGAAAAGGCACTAAAATTCGCAGAAGCATTAGGAGAGTTGGATTTTAAAGCATCTGATTGTTGGTTTCATAATTGGAAAGAAAGGTCAGTTAAATTTTGTCAAATcttgttcaattttaatataaacaaataacatgtatctgtttatatttaatttatttagttttttaaacgtgtaattaaaattcaattattctgTTCCTATTTTTAGGAACGGCATCAGCTTTAAAATAATCTCAGGCGAAAGTGCCGCCGTGACGAATAATATGACTGCTTCGTGGAATGAAACTACACTTCCAACATTGCTTTTGAATTACAAGCTTGAAAACTTTTTCAATGCCGATGAGTTTGGACTATTTTACCAGTGCCTACCAAACAAAACATACCATTTATCACGAGAAAATTGTTTTGGGggaaaaaatagtaaagtcAGACTAACAGGCATAGCAGCAGGGAGTGCAACGGGAGAAAAGTTACCTATGTTTGTTATTGGAAAATCTAAAAACCCACGGTGTTTTAAGCACATTAAACAACTTCCTTGCACATataaaaatcagctaaaaagTTGGATGACCGGAGACCTTTTTACAGAATGGGTAATGAAACTTGACTCATTTTTTCGTGCTCAAGACAGGAAAGTAGCACTCCTGGTGGATAACTGTTCTGCCCACCCACACATTGAAGGACTAAGCAACATCAACCTAATATTTTTCCCCCCTAACACCACATCTGTCCTTCAGCCCATGGATCAAGGCGTAATACGAAGTCTTAAAGCTCAATATCGTCACAAAATTGTGCGTTTGTGTATCAAGGCTGTCGATAAAAACGAACCCATGCCAAAAATTTCTATACTTCAAGCAATGAAAGATCTTGTTTCTTCGTGGAATGCTGTGTCGAAGGAGACTGTCatcaactgctttaaaaaagctggtatcagcaaaacaaacaaGAGTATTGAATAAGCTGATGATGatcattcttttaaatttttgacagaAGAACTTAACCGTTTGCGAGAGTTAGATCCTCGTGCCGTTCAAGAAGATCTCTCAGCGGAATCTTACATTGGTTTAGATTGCGATGTAGTAACCACCGGTTCACTTGCTACTGATGCTGAAATCATTGCTCAGATTTTAGACCCTAATTTTGAAAACGACGATAATGAAGTTGAAGATAGCGTTGACGAAGCTATTGACGTCAAAGCCCCGCCGCGCCCATCTGATATTCAATTAGAAATTGCTTTTGAAACAATTCAAAATGCTTCGCTATACAGCTCAAAATACGGAAATGAAATACAATCCCTAGCACTAAAACTTGAGGATTTAATGAAGATGGAAAAGATGgataatttaaagcaatatcagataacagattttttccaaaagttgtagtttttgttgttaatgatttttgtcagaaaaataacttgttttaatgaaagtcgggcaattttatttattttcaacccttttcttgatatctcgaactctcgatatctcgaactttttttCCGGTCCCCTTAGTGTTTGAGATATCGAGAGtcgactgtatatatatatatatatatatatatatatatatatatatatatatatatatatgtatatatacagtactgtatatatatatatatatatatatgtatatatatatatatatatatatatatatatatatatatatatatatatatatatatatatatatatatgtatgtatatatatatatatacagtactgtatatatatatatatatatatatatatatatatacaggcccgGATTAAGGTCTACAGTGCCCATAGGCTGTAAAAAATTTGGTGCcctcaattaaattttttttttacatatttctcTACTCGAATAAATAACAATCGAATTAATTACttgaataaataacaaaactttattttaggtTTATTAGCCACATCaatatgtacatgtatataaTACCTatgtgaaaacaaataaaaacataaaattaaaattaaacaaaatatattttagatatataaaaatataaaataatcatattacaaaaagtaactaaccattattttatacttttctttttctagcTTTTTGATGGGCAAATGTGTTAATAGTAtcattaaaatctaatttttcaaCCAATTCTGCTTCAATGCTAAATATTGCTAATGCATTCAGTCTTTCCTCTTTCATGGTTGACCTCAAGTAGGATTTTACTCTTTTAAGTACAGAAAAAGCTCTTTCGCCTGAGCAGTTTGAAACTACTGTACTAAGGTACATACGCATAACTACTTCTAAATTTGGAAACATACATTCTAATTCTTTGGTCTTGATGTACTTATACATAGAGAGAacagattttacatttttatccgtggaaattaattttgaaaaagaatacACTCATCAATAAGTAGGTTTGAGTTTTCAACatcatcaataaaatattttgccaaAGTTTCACATGTGTTCCTTATAACAATAGAACTCGGTGTTTTATACAATGTGGGTATACACCCATAAATATctgatattttttcataagCTTGTCTTCTTGAACTAAGTTGACATTTAAGAGTATCAATGATCACATAATATacatttctaataaaatctattttccCTGTGATTTCTGTGAGAGGTTGAGATCTTGATTCATCAGCCAtagcctaaaaaaaaaaatagtttttaatgttgttaatgtttatgacttttttcaaattattttatgtgtattttaaaattaataagttaaacatacttttctctttttttttctctttttttttctcttggaATCTTTGGCATACTCCGAACAATCAGTAATTTCTACAgccttattttcaaaaacatcaaaatcatCTCTGATGTGTACCAAGTAATTTTCAAGGCCATTATATAGGTCTAATACTGTATGAAGATCAATGTCAGttgattgtaattttttatttgtagcattaaaactaaaatcgtattaaactttatattaatttatttatctattaagCTGAccctaataaaataaaataaatgaaagcataatttattatttaaaaataattaatttatagagTGAAAAATACCTGTTTAATATTGAATTCCATATGCATATCATTAAACCagtttctaaagtttttaatctTGCAAGCAACCCATTAGCTTCTACTTTATATACAGCTTTTTCTTTCTGATTATCAACTATACTATGCAAAGCTTCAATTATAAATgcataagaattaaataaagcaTGGCAAGCATCAAAACGAGCACTCCAGCGAATtactgataaattttttacactaagatttttcttcaaatatgtttttaaaatgtccCAACGTGCAGtagaactagaaaaaaaattgtatagttCCTGGagaagcataaaaaataaagtagcaGAATTACAACTTTCTGCTGCACACGTTCCGACCAAGTTAAGAGAATGTGCAGAACATGGTACATACTCTGcaaatgaattaaaacttttaattcttgaCTGCAATCCAGAATACTGACCTGACATATTACTCGCATTGTCGAAGCTCTGGCCACGACAATTTTCAATTGGTATATTCTGTGAATTAAGAAAATCCATTACAACATTGCTCATTTCTTCAGATTTATGACCACTGTTTGGaatgaatattaaaaatctttctgCAGGTA
This genomic interval from Hydra vulgaris chromosome 01, alternate assembly HydraT2T_AEP contains the following:
- the LOC136074360 gene encoding tigger transposable element-derived protein 4-like → MPLVKRKLTNKSIIEKCKALKDLETGMSNKEVAKKYGVPKNTLSTWIKNKTKLLTSLEKNGTKSKRKKLRIGNFKNVDKAIYTWFVAKRSQQVPIDGTILKEKALKFAEALGELDFKASDCWFHNWKERNGISFKIISGESAAVTNNMTASWNETTLPTLLLNYKLENFFNADEFGLFYQCLPNKTYHLSRENCFGGKNSKVRLTGIAAGSATGEKLPMFVIGKSKNPRCFKHIKQLPCTYKNQLKSWMTGDLFTEWVMKLDSFFRAQDRKVALLVDNCSAHPHIEGLSNINLIFFPPNTTSVLQPMDQGVIRSLKAQYRHKIVRLCIKAVDKNEPMPKISILQAMKDLVSSWNAVSKETVINCFKKAEELNRLRELDPRAVQEDLSAESYIGLDCDVVTTGSLATDAEIIAQILDPNFENDDNEVEDSVDEAIDVKAPPRPSDIQLEIAFETIQNASLYSSKYGNEIQSLALKLEDLMKMEKMDNLKQYQITDFFQKL